From Chryseobacterium shandongense, the proteins below share one genomic window:
- a CDS encoding DUF6759 domain-containing protein, which translates to MKKNIFFIVALCAMLACKSTGIENHSKNILESTDTREIENYLATAHPDDPKRSVLKPKLIALKNSEWTKGKKNAKPMEARPVITEIPSAAFKKPNSEEAEEFKKLIAATSKEHKEKTVKLLNAMFNEDINSKEVILLFKNRSDCNLVLKIQGKDFYNLAVPAKGENFIVINKGTYTLKGNVCDVVYSSKKDLNKSIFLTIDNPKPAEEKKKK; encoded by the coding sequence ATGAAAAAAAATATCTTTTTTATTGTAGCATTATGCGCAATGTTAGCCTGTAAAAGTACCGGAATTGAAAATCATTCAAAAAACATTTTAGAAAGCACCGATACCAGAGAAATTGAAAACTATCTGGCTACGGCACATCCGGATGACCCTAAGAGAAGCGTACTGAAACCCAAACTTATTGCATTGAAAAATTCTGAATGGACAAAAGGAAAGAAAAATGCAAAACCTATGGAAGCAAGGCCGGTAATTACTGAAATACCTAGTGCAGCATTTAAGAAGCCCAATTCTGAAGAAGCTGAAGAATTTAAAAAGCTAATTGCCGCTACCTCGAAAGAACACAAAGAAAAAACCGTAAAACTTCTTAATGCGATGTTCAATGAGGATATCAATAGCAAGGAAGTAATTTTACTATTTAAAAATAGATCTGATTGTAATCTGGTCCTTAAAATTCAGGGAAAAGATTTTTACAACCTGGCAGTCCCGGCAAAAGGTGAAAATTTTATCGTAATCAACAAAGGAACATACACATTGAAAGGTAATGTATGCGACGTAGTTTATTCATCTAAAAAAGACCTTAACAAGAGTATCTTTTTGACCATTGATAATCCTAAACCTGCCGAAGAAAAAAAGAAGAAGTAA
- the trmB gene encoding tRNA (guanosine(46)-N7)-methyltransferase TrmB, producing MGKNKLARFAENKILPNVVQPTRDEALSGFHLKGKWRTEFFKNDNPIVLELGCGKGEYTVGLAKAFPEKNFIGIDVKGARFWFGAKEAHESGMQNVAFLRTQIELVDYFFAENEVDEIWITFPDPQIKYKRTKHRLTHPDFLNRYKNFLKPGGIIHLKTDSEFLHGYTLGFLQGAGYEIITAHHDIYGALEYDPGTPHLRDIRTYYEELFSSKGKTITYIKFRIN from the coding sequence ATGGGTAAGAATAAATTAGCACGATTCGCAGAAAACAAAATATTACCAAATGTTGTTCAGCCAACGAGGGATGAAGCATTGAGCGGCTTTCACCTTAAAGGCAAATGGAGAACGGAATTCTTTAAGAATGATAATCCGATTGTCCTTGAATTGGGCTGTGGCAAAGGAGAGTATACCGTAGGGTTGGCAAAAGCATTTCCTGAGAAAAATTTCATTGGTATTGATGTGAAAGGAGCAAGATTTTGGTTTGGTGCTAAAGAAGCTCACGAAAGCGGCATGCAGAATGTTGCGTTTCTCAGAACCCAGATTGAACTGGTTGATTATTTTTTCGCGGAAAATGAAGTAGACGAAATCTGGATTACATTCCCGGATCCACAGATTAAATACAAACGCACCAAGCACAGGCTTACCCATCCTGATTTTTTAAACAGGTATAAAAATTTTCTTAAACCCGGTGGAATTATTCATTTAAAAACAGATTCAGAATTTCTTCATGGTTACACACTTGGCTTTTTGCAGGGCGCAGGATATGAAATCATCACTGCACATCATGATATTTACGGAGCTCTTGAATATGATCCGGGTACTCCGCATCTGAGAGACATCAGAACCTATTATGAAGAGCTGTTTTCTTCAAAAGGGAAAACAATTACCTATATTAAATTTAGAATTAATTAA
- a CDS encoding DUF6759 domain-containing protein has protein sequence MKKIFLIFGVFFFVNVAAQKKGKDYSEILKSKNIYEINAFLRDAHPDDPRRSVLKPRVMEMMKDYIKNAKTGDPKVKQMQDWLAMLKRRPSTKISFEEMNANIRKKQIEKYQRELQVGQAAVVYTPSSPQNVYIAPTVSSKETAAAIPDSEASEFNMLMGENPVEHKNKTVKILNSLFDNDPNAKECIVMIENKSDCNIIVRMEGVGITKYRLPVPAHGDNSIVVQKGDYLFTSIVCGAQYASQKTIQKPLMVALGSSVKK, from the coding sequence ATGAAGAAGATATTTTTGATTTTCGGTGTTTTTTTCTTTGTAAATGTAGCAGCACAGAAAAAAGGAAAGGATTATAGTGAGATTTTAAAGAGTAAAAATATTTATGAAATTAATGCTTTTTTAAGAGATGCCCATCCTGATGATCCCAGAAGATCTGTACTGAAACCACGGGTTATGGAAATGATGAAAGACTACATTAAAAATGCAAAAACCGGTGATCCCAAAGTGAAACAGATGCAGGACTGGCTTGCAATGCTGAAGAGGCGTCCTTCTACCAAAATATCTTTTGAAGAAATGAATGCCAATATCAGAAAAAAACAAATTGAAAAATACCAGAGAGAATTGCAGGTAGGTCAAGCTGCGGTTGTGTACACTCCAAGTAGCCCTCAAAATGTCTACATAGCTCCTACTGTTTCTTCTAAGGAAACAGCTGCTGCAATACCTGATTCCGAAGCCTCTGAGTTTAATATGCTGATGGGAGAAAACCCGGTAGAGCATAAAAACAAAACGGTAAAAATTTTAAATTCACTTTTTGATAATGATCCTAATGCTAAAGAATGCATTGTTATGATTGAAAATAAATCCGATTGTAATATTATCGTAAGAATGGAAGGGGTCGGTATCACCAAGTACAGGCTTCCGGTACCTGCGCACGGAGACAATTCCATTGTTGTACAGAAAGGTGATTATCTTTTTACAAGCATCGTCTGCGGTGCGCAGTATGCATCACAGAAAACGATACAAAAACCTTTAATGGTGGCTCTTGGAAGTTCTGTCAAGAAATAA
- a CDS encoding T9SS type B sorting domain-containing protein: MKKVLSVIFIFYFFSSFFAQLDREHWFAPMIDRTANPNPFQRLYLSTNRTTPFPVNVYNNNTIIATVNISKGNPQKIDIPRDMIITTLQTDLFTTTTKGLHVKAEFPFYANLRFSVFNHAEIITSKGIPSTGKLFYAANAPITVSNNILNFMASILATEDNTTVTVSGYKPGVQFSNGTTGATNPTITFTLNKGQSYIIDGIGNITGNFDGFIGAKIVSDKPVNVTNGNFNGQYAGNFATSSDILMDQAVPVERLGNEFALVKGNGTLTSNMEGALVIATENNTEVRVNDETVPIATLNTGQYFMIPGSKYQLQGNGHYNLYIRTSKNAYIYQVLAGASNAGNEIATGGFNFIPGLNCYLPKQINELGLIDENFVFSNGNPTGILNIPTKLNLITERGAVVTVNGATPPATTGPFNMTGTNNWVTYGIPNTTGTVTVLSSKAITAGITAGSDAVGYGGFFAGFPTQPVILKSGGDCAPGIILTVDPIIYDTYQWYNNGNLIPGATGPSISPTQSGYYTCSVTMGSCAPLVTEQFKVLNCTKLSSAAYDLCTSKTITPAFTTSTQAPVPSTVSIITAPTLGTATVNPNTGVITYTATNPGTAATDTFTYTFCGNDPVFTDCETVTVTMNIQAVVVNNTTINACNNGSGQGIFNLTSANVTNNSPVTITYYPSLSDAQNETPAAQITAPTNYTATNGTIVYAVVKNNLGCKSIAQITLNLYTYATIINNYTGIFCDDNLDGVVEVILSNITPIVLSNPAYFPLVRYYANITDANNGNNNTLPNNWSYTGPVTIYIRVDSPDGCAPVVKPLNFIIGSKIPLAQATYSATMCDDNLDGIKIIDLLPYITQFTGDPAVIPTFFATQQNAQNNIAPLTNPVTISGVQTIYIRFEKAGVCPNIASITINLKTPKHSDILISKVICPQTKTILDAGPGFTSYIWSTGATTSSISNVGPGNYWVDLTFDGCTYRQNVTVTESVLPMIGSIEINGSTVTIGVSGGTPPYEYSLDGINWQTSNVFMNVPRGNQMAYVRDSNRCDDVIKSFVIINLINTITPNLDGYNDAIDYSALMDKENIVFRIFDRYGAEIFRGDKTNRFIWDGKIQGGRPINTATYWYLLSWTESKGTTTVKYTSWLLVKNY, from the coding sequence ATGAAAAAAGTTCTATCTGTTATATTTATATTTTATTTTTTCAGCTCTTTCTTTGCTCAGTTGGACAGAGAGCACTGGTTTGCGCCTATGATAGATAGAACAGCAAATCCCAATCCTTTTCAAAGACTCTACCTTTCTACCAATCGTACCACACCATTTCCGGTGAATGTATATAACAACAATACAATAATTGCTACGGTAAACATTAGTAAAGGGAATCCCCAGAAAATTGATATCCCGAGGGATATGATTATTACTACGCTCCAAACCGATCTTTTTACTACGACTACCAAAGGTCTTCATGTTAAAGCAGAATTTCCGTTTTATGCCAATCTCAGATTTTCAGTTTTTAATCATGCCGAAATTATAACCTCCAAAGGAATACCTTCTACAGGAAAGCTTTTTTACGCAGCGAATGCTCCCATCACCGTAAGCAACAATATCCTGAATTTCATGGCGAGTATTCTGGCAACGGAAGATAATACAACCGTTACCGTTTCAGGATATAAACCCGGAGTACAGTTTTCTAACGGGACAACCGGTGCCACCAACCCTACAATAACATTTACTTTAAATAAAGGGCAATCATATATCATCGACGGAATAGGAAATATTACAGGGAATTTTGACGGCTTCATCGGTGCTAAAATTGTTTCCGACAAACCAGTGAATGTAACAAACGGTAACTTTAATGGCCAGTATGCCGGGAATTTTGCTACCAGCTCTGATATTCTCATGGACCAGGCTGTCCCCGTCGAAAGGCTTGGAAATGAGTTTGCTCTGGTAAAAGGCAACGGAACTCTTACCTCAAATATGGAAGGTGCCCTTGTTATTGCTACAGAAAACAATACTGAAGTACGCGTAAATGATGAAACAGTACCAATTGCTACATTAAACACCGGACAGTACTTTATGATTCCCGGTTCAAAATACCAGCTACAGGGAAATGGGCATTATAATCTGTACATTAGGACTTCAAAGAATGCGTATATCTATCAGGTTCTCGCCGGGGCAAGTAACGCAGGAAATGAAATTGCAACAGGAGGATTCAACTTTATTCCAGGGCTTAACTGCTATTTACCTAAACAAATCAACGAGCTTGGCCTTATCGATGAAAACTTTGTATTTTCAAATGGAAATCCGACCGGAATTTTAAATATCCCCACCAAACTAAACCTCATCACGGAACGTGGTGCGGTTGTTACTGTAAACGGCGCTACACCACCTGCAACAACAGGTCCTTTTAATATGACTGGAACCAATAACTGGGTTACTTACGGAATTCCCAATACCACGGGAACCGTAACAGTCCTATCTTCTAAAGCTATCACAGCAGGAATTACCGCGGGGAGTGATGCCGTAGGATACGGAGGTTTTTTTGCAGGATTCCCTACCCAGCCGGTTATTCTGAAATCAGGAGGAGATTGTGCTCCCGGTATTATTCTCACGGTGGATCCTATTATTTATGACACCTACCAGTGGTATAACAACGGAAATTTAATTCCCGGCGCCACCGGCCCGTCAATATCCCCTACCCAATCCGGATATTATACCTGTTCCGTTACCATGGGAAGCTGTGCTCCGCTGGTGACAGAACAATTCAAGGTACTGAACTGTACGAAGCTTTCATCGGCAGCGTATGATCTTTGTACTTCAAAAACAATCACTCCGGCTTTTACAACTTCAACACAGGCACCTGTTCCTTCCACCGTATCTATCATTACAGCACCAACTTTGGGAACGGCAACCGTAAACCCGAATACGGGAGTTATAACATATACAGCAACAAATCCCGGAACGGCAGCAACAGATACTTTCACCTACACTTTCTGCGGAAATGATCCGGTCTTCACCGACTGCGAAACCGTAACCGTTACGATGAACATTCAGGCTGTAGTTGTTAATAACACTACTATTAATGCCTGCAACAATGGATCCGGACAGGGAATATTTAATTTAACTTCCGCCAATGTTACCAACAATTCTCCCGTAACGATTACTTATTACCCATCCCTGTCGGATGCACAAAATGAAACGCCGGCAGCGCAGATAACAGCTCCAACTAATTATACGGCAACAAACGGAACTATCGTATATGCTGTAGTAAAAAATAATCTCGGCTGTAAAAGCATAGCCCAGATTACACTTAATCTATATACTTATGCCACCATCATTAACAATTATACAGGAATATTCTGTGATGATAATCTGGATGGTGTGGTTGAAGTTATTTTATCCAACATTACTCCTATTGTCTTATCAAACCCGGCCTATTTTCCATTAGTAAGATACTATGCTAATATAACAGACGCCAATAACGGAAACAATAATACCCTTCCGAATAACTGGTCATACACAGGTCCTGTAACAATTTACATAAGAGTAGACTCACCGGACGGATGTGCACCGGTAGTAAAACCGCTTAATTTTATTATCGGATCCAAAATTCCATTGGCACAAGCAACCTATTCTGCAACTATGTGTGATGATAATCTCGATGGCATCAAAATAATTGATTTATTGCCATATATCACGCAGTTTACTGGTGATCCTGCAGTAATTCCGACATTCTTTGCTACACAGCAGAATGCCCAAAATAATATCGCCCCGCTCACAAATCCTGTTACTATTTCCGGTGTACAAACCATTTACATACGTTTTGAAAAAGCAGGTGTATGCCCTAATATTGCTTCCATTACAATCAACCTTAAAACACCGAAGCATTCTGATATTTTAATAAGTAAAGTGATTTGCCCGCAAACAAAAACCATTTTAGATGCCGGTCCTGGCTTTACAAGTTATATATGGAGTACGGGGGCTACGACATCTTCTATAAGCAACGTGGGACCCGGTAATTACTGGGTAGACCTTACTTTTGACGGATGTACTTACAGACAGAATGTAACGGTAACAGAATCTGTTCTACCTATGATTGGAAGTATTGAAATAAACGGCAGTACCGTAACCATAGGTGTAAGCGGAGGTACTCCACCTTACGAATATTCCTTAGACGGAATAAATTGGCAAACCTCCAATGTTTTCATGAATGTACCACGCGGAAATCAGATGGCCTATGTCCGGGATTCCAACCGATGCGATGATGTGATAAAATCATTTGTAATAATTAATCTTATCAATACCATTACACCTAACCTGGACGGATATAATGACGCTATTGATTATTCGGCATTAATGGATAAGGAAAATATTGTATTCAGAATATTTGATCGATATGGTGCTGAAATTTTCAGGGGAGATAAAACCAACAGATTTATTTGGGATGGCAAAATCCAGGGAGGAAGGCCTATAAACACTGCAACTTACTGGTATTTATTAAGCTGGACCGAATCTAAGGGTACAACTACCGTAAAATACACAAGCTGGTTATTGGTTAAAAATTATTAA